From the genome of Leishmania donovani BPK282A1 complete genome, chromosome 10, one region includes:
- a CDS encoding RNA-binding protein-like protein, with the protein MPPKSTVKKADSAAATGKRKKLSFAESTVKAAAAAIHTTNVNVPVKAAAKHAPLGAAPRRKGQNAKKTTVNTSSAAKQRAATDLKRSGIVKAKRTEEEVAAPPAPSDEENSSDDEDDMLNGGAAVDSDADDLSDMADRAPSDDEDDELGAGKQASSSASRQRDSNGTVEPYRAVRLSFLPPEFQEPQLYKFLNQFGATVLNCFCVRSKRTHRSRGIAYVEFDKESAIPLVVEECNGMALGGKAVRARAVTMRRRMPSRQMVSRRRALAYAYKTQGAPLKKHDVRRKDPVGLLIKAVRTEKDNNNYLESLGIDFKTDFFQSQLATLPPGLLKKKRSRSKKSENNTVAAAGMAKAFIKTTDIVTSAPKSSPKRATRRAPATKTK; encoded by the coding sequence ATGCCGCCGAAGAGCACCGTGAAGAAGGccgacagcgctgccgcgacgggCAAACGCAAGAAACTGTCCTTTGCCGAGTCAAcggtgaaggcggccgcggcggcgatcCACACCACGAACGTCAACGTGCCGGTgaaggcagcagcgaagcACGCCCCTCTGGGTGCTGCACCTCGCAGGAAGGGACAGAACGCCAAGAAGACGACAGTGaacaccagcagcgccgcgaagCAGCGGGCGGCTACAGATCTGAAGCGTAGCGGGATCGTGAAAGCCAAGAGGACTGAGGAGGAAGTggctgcaccgccggcgccgagcgACGAGGAAAACTCGAGCGACGATGAGGATGACATGCTgaacggcggcgcggctgtcgACTCGGACGCGGATGACCTTAGCGACATGGCAGACCGCGCTCCAtcggacgacgaggacgacgagctGGGGGCCGGCAAGCAGGCAtcctcgtcggcgtctcGTCAGCgcgacagcaacggcacCGTCGAGCCATACCGTGCCGTGCGTCTGAGCTTTCTGCCGCCTGAGTTCCAAGAGCCTCAGCTCTACAAGTTTCTTAACCAGTTTGGGGCAACGGTGCTGAACTGCTTCTGTGTGCGCAGCAAGCGCACCCATCGATCCCGCGGTATTGCGTACGTTGAGTTCGACAAGGAGTCCGCTATACCGCTTGTGGTGGAGGAGTGCAATGGCATGGCGCTGGGTGGCAAGGCcgtacgcgcgcgcgccgtcacgatgcggcgccgcatgcCGTCGCGCCAGATggtcagccgccgccgcgcgctcgcCTACGCGTACAAGACACAGGGCGCGCCACTGAAGAAGCACGACGTGCGTCGCAAGGATCCCGTAGGCCTGCTCATCAAAGCAGTGCGCACCGAGAAGGACAACAACAACTATCTCGAGAGTCTCGGCATCGACTTCAAGACGGACTTCTTCCAGTCTCAACtggccacgctgccgcctggTCTCCTAAAGAAAAAGCGATCTCGGTCGAAGAAATCGGAGAACAACACTGTCGCTGCGGCCGGTATGGCGAAGGCGTTCATAAAAACAACTGACATCGTGACGTCGGCACCCAAGTCCAGCCCGAAGCGGGCGACTCGCAGGGCACCCGCGACGAAGACTAAGTAA